The proteins below come from a single Mya arenaria isolate MELC-2E11 chromosome 6, ASM2691426v1 genomic window:
- the LOC128238991 gene encoding taurocyamine kinase-like isoform X2, producing the protein MLCCWSTKEEKYVDQLDPQSSAGQQTTQNKMSSEDKWRCQWNSKPVEDLWSSLQKGKSASLLKKHLTEDRYKALKDKPTSLGGTLAQCMSSGALHEGSKVGIYACDPSAYADPGYAELFNLVIQDYHTGNPNGTVKHPEPTFGTDAEIASLGDLDPSGQFVVSTRVRMARSHEGMPFPPAAKKEHFEKMEKLACEGLSTLTGNLSGTYYPLRGMDKGMQQKMIEDHFLFRADDDVLGDAGGYSCWDTGRGIFHNKDKTFLTWLNEEDHFRFISMQMGGNLGEVYKRLVDAIRHMETKMKFAKKDGLGYLTFCPTNLGTTLRASVHVRVPMLSKDPKVLKDICDKYKLQPRGVHGEHSESKGGVYDISNKQRLGLTEYEAVKTMKDGVLAIIAEEAKLTWMPKPIGELWDILQKGNSQSLMKKFLTPVYEKLKDKKTTLGGTIAHCINSGCLHEGSKVGIYACDPDAYTTFEEVFNPVILAYHKVDKINHPEPTFGTEDEMSKLENIDPENKMVLSTRIRVARSHTKYPFSPACSSEDFENMEADTVAALSTLSGELAGQYYPLAKMTPEQQNQLIQDHFLFRNDDDVLGDAGGYKYWDIGRGIFHNKDKTFLTWVNEEDHLRLISMQKGGDLGQVYRRLVKAIGELEKKLTFAKRKGYGYLTFCPSNLGTTLRASVHMAIPNVCKQPNFKEFCEKFSIQPRGIHGEHSESEGGVYDLSNKRRLGLTEYAAVREMLDGVLAIKKWEEELAAAKK; encoded by the exons ATGCTTTGCTGTTGGAGTACTAAGGAAGA AAAATACGTTGATCAGCTAGATCCTCAGTCGAGCGCGGGCCAGCAAACAACACAGAACAAAATGTCGAGCGAGGACAAATGGAGATGTCAGTGGAATTCAAAGCCGGTTGAGGACCTTTGGAGTTCCTTACAGAAGGGGAAATCCGCCTCCCTCTTAAAGAAGCACCTGACGGAGGATCGCTACAAGGCCCTCAAGGATAAGCCGACCAGTCTTGGAGGAACCCTTGCCCAGTGTATGAGCTCAG GGGCTCTCCATGAGGGCAGCAAGGTTGGAATCTACGCGTGTGACCCATCTGCTTACGCGGATCCCGGCTACGCGGAGCTTTTCAACTTGGTCATCCAGGACTACCACACCGGAAACCCCAATGGCACCGTGAAACACCCGGAGCCTACATTCGGCACCGACGCCGAGATTGCAAGCCTAGGGGACCTTGACCCCTCCGGTCAGTTCGTCGTCTCCACCCGCGTCCGAATGGCGCGCTCTCACGAGGGCATGCCATTCCCCCCAGCCGCCAAGAAAGAG CACTTCGAGAAGATGGAGAAGCTTGCGTGCGAGGGTCTGTCCACTCTGACCGGAAATCTTTCCGGAACCTACTACCCCCTCCGCGGAATGGACAAGGGCATGCAGCAGAAGATGATTGAGGACCACTTCCTCTTCCGCGCAGACGACGA TGTGCTTGGGGACGCTGGCGGTTACAGCTGCTGGGACACCGGAAGAGGCATCTTTCACAACAAGGACAAGACTTTCCTCACATGGCTGAACGAAGAGGACCACTTCCGGTTCATCTCCATGCAAATGGGCGGCAACCTCGGGGAGGTTTACAAGCGCCTTGTTGAT GCCATCAGGCACATGGAGACAAAGATGAAGTTCGCCAAGAAGGACGGTCTGGGCTACCTGACGTTCTGCCCGACCAACCTGGGCACCACCCTACGTGCCAGTGTCCACGTCCGCGTGCCCATGCTCAGCAAGGACCCCAAGGTCCTCAAGGATATCTGTGACAAATACAAGCTGCAGCCCAGAG GCGTGCACGGAGAGCATTCTGAGAGCAAGGGAGGGGTGTACGACATCTCCAACAAACAGCGTCTCGGCCTCACCGAGTATGAAGCCGTGAAGACCATGAAGGATGGTGTCCTCGCAATCATCGCCGAGGAGGCCAAACTCACCTG GATGCCGAAGCCGATTGGTGAGCTGTGGGACATTTTGCAAAAGGGCAATTCCCAATCTCTCATGAAGAAGTTCCTTACACCTGTCTACGAAAAACTCAAGGACAAGAAGACGACACTTGGAGGCACCATCGCTCACTGCATCAACTCCG GCTGTCTTCACGAAGGCAGCAAGGTTGGTATCTATGCGTGTGACCCTGACGCCTACACGACGTTTGAGGAAGTCTTCAACCCCGTGATCCTGGCGTACCACAAGGTAGACAAAATCAACCACCCCGAGCCCACGTTCGGCACGGAAGATGAGATGTCCAAGCTCGAGAATATCGACCCCGAGAACAAGATGGTGCTCTCTACACGTATCCGCGTAGCCCGATCTCACACAAAGTATCCCTTCTCACCCGCCTGCTCCTCTGAG GACTTCGAGAACATGGAGGCGGACACTGTAGCGGCGCTGTCGACACTGTCTGGCGAGTTGGCCGGCCAATACTATCCGCTAGCCAAGATGACACCCGAACAGCAGAACCAACTCATCCAGGACCACTTCCTCTTCAGGAACGACGACGA TGTGTTGGGCGATGCTGGCGGCTACAAGTACTGGGACATCGGACGTGGCATCTTCCACAACAAGGACAAGACCTTCCTGACCTGGGTGAACGAGGAGGATCACCTGCGTCTCATATCTATGCAGAAGGGTGGCGATCTGGGGCAGGTCTACAGGCGCCTCGTCAAG GCCATCGGAGAGCTTGAGAAGAAACTGACGTTCGCCAAGCGTAAGGGATACGGCTACCTGACATTCTGCCCGTCCAACCTTGGCACCACGCTACGTGCCAGCGTCCACATGGCCATTCCCAACGTATGCAAGCAGCCAAACTTCAAGGAATTCTGCGAGAAATTTTCTATCCAGCCTAGAG GCATCCACGGCGAGCACTCTGAGAGCGAGGGAGGCGTGTACGATCTGTCCAACAAGCGACGTCTCGGGCTCACCGAGTACGCAGCGGTCCGTGAAATGTTGGATGGCGTCCTGGCTATCAAGAAATGGGAAGAAGAACTTGCTGCAGCCAAGAAATAG
- the LOC128238991 gene encoding taurocyamine kinase-like isoform X1: MLQCSCASVDVDNPERKTTADGKYVDQLDPQSSAGQQTTQNKMSSEDKWRCQWNSKPVEDLWSSLQKGKSASLLKKHLTEDRYKALKDKPTSLGGTLAQCMSSGALHEGSKVGIYACDPSAYADPGYAELFNLVIQDYHTGNPNGTVKHPEPTFGTDAEIASLGDLDPSGQFVVSTRVRMARSHEGMPFPPAAKKEHFEKMEKLACEGLSTLTGNLSGTYYPLRGMDKGMQQKMIEDHFLFRADDDVLGDAGGYSCWDTGRGIFHNKDKTFLTWLNEEDHFRFISMQMGGNLGEVYKRLVDAIRHMETKMKFAKKDGLGYLTFCPTNLGTTLRASVHVRVPMLSKDPKVLKDICDKYKLQPRGVHGEHSESKGGVYDISNKQRLGLTEYEAVKTMKDGVLAIIAEEAKLTWMPKPIGELWDILQKGNSQSLMKKFLTPVYEKLKDKKTTLGGTIAHCINSGCLHEGSKVGIYACDPDAYTTFEEVFNPVILAYHKVDKINHPEPTFGTEDEMSKLENIDPENKMVLSTRIRVARSHTKYPFSPACSSEDFENMEADTVAALSTLSGELAGQYYPLAKMTPEQQNQLIQDHFLFRNDDDVLGDAGGYKYWDIGRGIFHNKDKTFLTWVNEEDHLRLISMQKGGDLGQVYRRLVKAIGELEKKLTFAKRKGYGYLTFCPSNLGTTLRASVHMAIPNVCKQPNFKEFCEKFSIQPRGIHGEHSESEGGVYDLSNKRRLGLTEYAAVREMLDGVLAIKKWEEELAAAKK; encoded by the exons ATGCTCCAATGTTCTTGTGCTTCGGTGGACGTGGACAACCCAGAAAGAAAGACAACTGCGGATGG AAAATACGTTGATCAGCTAGATCCTCAGTCGAGCGCGGGCCAGCAAACAACACAGAACAAAATGTCGAGCGAGGACAAATGGAGATGTCAGTGGAATTCAAAGCCGGTTGAGGACCTTTGGAGTTCCTTACAGAAGGGGAAATCCGCCTCCCTCTTAAAGAAGCACCTGACGGAGGATCGCTACAAGGCCCTCAAGGATAAGCCGACCAGTCTTGGAGGAACCCTTGCCCAGTGTATGAGCTCAG GGGCTCTCCATGAGGGCAGCAAGGTTGGAATCTACGCGTGTGACCCATCTGCTTACGCGGATCCCGGCTACGCGGAGCTTTTCAACTTGGTCATCCAGGACTACCACACCGGAAACCCCAATGGCACCGTGAAACACCCGGAGCCTACATTCGGCACCGACGCCGAGATTGCAAGCCTAGGGGACCTTGACCCCTCCGGTCAGTTCGTCGTCTCCACCCGCGTCCGAATGGCGCGCTCTCACGAGGGCATGCCATTCCCCCCAGCCGCCAAGAAAGAG CACTTCGAGAAGATGGAGAAGCTTGCGTGCGAGGGTCTGTCCACTCTGACCGGAAATCTTTCCGGAACCTACTACCCCCTCCGCGGAATGGACAAGGGCATGCAGCAGAAGATGATTGAGGACCACTTCCTCTTCCGCGCAGACGACGA TGTGCTTGGGGACGCTGGCGGTTACAGCTGCTGGGACACCGGAAGAGGCATCTTTCACAACAAGGACAAGACTTTCCTCACATGGCTGAACGAAGAGGACCACTTCCGGTTCATCTCCATGCAAATGGGCGGCAACCTCGGGGAGGTTTACAAGCGCCTTGTTGAT GCCATCAGGCACATGGAGACAAAGATGAAGTTCGCCAAGAAGGACGGTCTGGGCTACCTGACGTTCTGCCCGACCAACCTGGGCACCACCCTACGTGCCAGTGTCCACGTCCGCGTGCCCATGCTCAGCAAGGACCCCAAGGTCCTCAAGGATATCTGTGACAAATACAAGCTGCAGCCCAGAG GCGTGCACGGAGAGCATTCTGAGAGCAAGGGAGGGGTGTACGACATCTCCAACAAACAGCGTCTCGGCCTCACCGAGTATGAAGCCGTGAAGACCATGAAGGATGGTGTCCTCGCAATCATCGCCGAGGAGGCCAAACTCACCTG GATGCCGAAGCCGATTGGTGAGCTGTGGGACATTTTGCAAAAGGGCAATTCCCAATCTCTCATGAAGAAGTTCCTTACACCTGTCTACGAAAAACTCAAGGACAAGAAGACGACACTTGGAGGCACCATCGCTCACTGCATCAACTCCG GCTGTCTTCACGAAGGCAGCAAGGTTGGTATCTATGCGTGTGACCCTGACGCCTACACGACGTTTGAGGAAGTCTTCAACCCCGTGATCCTGGCGTACCACAAGGTAGACAAAATCAACCACCCCGAGCCCACGTTCGGCACGGAAGATGAGATGTCCAAGCTCGAGAATATCGACCCCGAGAACAAGATGGTGCTCTCTACACGTATCCGCGTAGCCCGATCTCACACAAAGTATCCCTTCTCACCCGCCTGCTCCTCTGAG GACTTCGAGAACATGGAGGCGGACACTGTAGCGGCGCTGTCGACACTGTCTGGCGAGTTGGCCGGCCAATACTATCCGCTAGCCAAGATGACACCCGAACAGCAGAACCAACTCATCCAGGACCACTTCCTCTTCAGGAACGACGACGA TGTGTTGGGCGATGCTGGCGGCTACAAGTACTGGGACATCGGACGTGGCATCTTCCACAACAAGGACAAGACCTTCCTGACCTGGGTGAACGAGGAGGATCACCTGCGTCTCATATCTATGCAGAAGGGTGGCGATCTGGGGCAGGTCTACAGGCGCCTCGTCAAG GCCATCGGAGAGCTTGAGAAGAAACTGACGTTCGCCAAGCGTAAGGGATACGGCTACCTGACATTCTGCCCGTCCAACCTTGGCACCACGCTACGTGCCAGCGTCCACATGGCCATTCCCAACGTATGCAAGCAGCCAAACTTCAAGGAATTCTGCGAGAAATTTTCTATCCAGCCTAGAG GCATCCACGGCGAGCACTCTGAGAGCGAGGGAGGCGTGTACGATCTGTCCAACAAGCGACGTCTCGGGCTCACCGAGTACGCAGCGGTCCGTGAAATGTTGGATGGCGTCCTGGCTATCAAGAAATGGGAAGAAGAACTTGCTGCAGCCAAGAAATAG
- the LOC128238994 gene encoding AP-4 complex subunit beta-1-like, whose amino-acid sequence MENISPDNILMQLSDPRNLADVSRCRYCLSLVLRLSSLPESTDLSMFLPQVVNLMAHSDLMVKKSAFTILTKVSSFKSELLLLAVNTLLKDLQDSNPTIRALALRTICSVNHEAFIEHRLQCVSLALGDSSAYVRRAATVAVVSAFRGDIDSVKDAGIVNRLYELIRDSDPIVVVNSLMSLEEMLESEGGVVLNRKIVGYLLKRLDSFTAWGVGYVMRILQRYKPKTEEETLDIMNVLDPFLDNNCTTASMLTLEFFLQLIQNMPHLKDDVFQRCQNVFLHVFTSGNTELTWCLIQFFQAQKEHTDSIKKLFLQHYRSIFCKQKDPVYLKEEKLKFLAEIINEDNFSDILEEYILHSTNRVASVSLCSIKCIKKLVIEWPELTEPLLKAFTKLLKSDKSHVVSNTLQVLVTLPHNTLKSLTDISYQVCVIARTLQDPEGQISALYLLGHLDDGGVDSEVLYCIEDYIEQFPDLDIQVCSQLLHTSVQLFCGQPAKYQPLLGGLLDLCLGREDNDLTEQASFCYSILQDQQKSASKVFLG is encoded by the exons ATGGAGAATATTTCGCCTGATAACATCTTGATGCAGCTATCTGATCCAAGAAACTTGGCAGATGTTAGTCGATGCAGATATTGTTTATCACTT GTGCTGCGTCTGTCCAGCCTCCCAGAATCCACAGACCTGTCCATGTTTCTGCCCCAAGTTGTCAATCTTATGGCGCACTCAGACCTGATGGTGAAAAAATCAGCATTCACAATACTCACAAAAGTATCCA GTTTCAAGTCAGAGTTGCTGCTTTTGGCTGTGAACACCCTGTTGAAAGACTTGCAAGACAGTAATCCAACAATCCGAGCGCTTGCCCTGCGGACAATATGCTCCGTTAACCATGAGGCATTTATAGAGCACAGACTTCAGTGTGTGTCTTTGGCTCTAGGGGACTCCAGTGCCTATGTTCGCAGAGCAGCGACTGTGGCAGTTGTATCTGCCTTCAGAGGAGACATTGATAGTGTTAAAGATGCTGGCATTGTCAACAGGCTGTATGAACTAATAAGAGACTCTGATCCAATAGTTGTGGTGAATTCTTTGATGTCACTGGAAGAAATGTTGGAATCTGAAGGTGGGGTTGTCCTCAACAGAAAAATCGTTGGATACTTACTAAAAAGGTTGGATTCCTTTACTGCTTGGGGAGTTGGATATGTAATGAGAATTTTACAAAGGTATAAACCAAAGACAGAAGAAGAAACGCTTGATATAATGAATGTTCTTGACCCCTTTTTAGACAATAACTGTACAACTGCTTCAATGCTTACACTAGAGTTTTTTCTGCAGTTAATACAGAACATGCCACATTTGAAAGACGATGTTTTTCAGCGATGTCAAAATGTCTTCCTCCATGTCTTTACATCTGGAAACACTGAGCTAACATGGTGCTTGATACAGTTTTTTCAAGCACAGAAGGAGCATACAGACAGTATAAAGAAACTGTTTCTTCAGCATTACAGGTCCATATTTTGCAAGCAGAAGGACCCTGTCTActtgaaagaagaaaaactgaAATTTCTAGCTGAAATCATCAATGAAGATAACTTTTCAGATATATTGGAAGAGTACATACTACATAGCACAAACAGGGTGGCTAGTGTTTCCCTCTGTTCTATAAAATGCATCAAGAAATTAGTCATTGAATGGCCAGAGTTAACTGAACCACTTTTGAAAGCCTTTACAAAGCTGCTTAAAAGTGATAAAAGCCATGTTGTCTCCAATACACTTCAAGTTCTAGTCACTCTACCTCACAACACTCTCAAATCCCTTACAGACATTTCATACCAGGTATGTGTCATTGCAAGAACCCTTCAGGATCCAGAAGGTCAAATCTCTGCATTGTACTTGCTGGGACACCTAGATGATGGAGGGGTCGACTCAGAAGTACTGTACTGCATTGAAGACTACATTGAGCAGTTCCCTGACCTAGATATTCAGGTGTGCAGCCAGTTGCTCCATACCAGTGTCCAGTTGTTCTGTGGTCAGCCTGCCAAATATCAGCCCCTTCTTGGAGGACTTTTGGACCTGTGTTTAGGAAGAGAGGATAATGACCTGACAGAACAGGCATCCTTTTGTTACTCAATTCTGCAAGATCAGCAAAAGTCTGCAAGCAAGGTTTTCCTGGGATGA